In Tepidimicrobium xylanilyticum, a single window of DNA contains:
- a CDS encoding FMN-binding protein yields MKKSFSYPILFMVIITAFFTLILAYLNYATADVIALNEETELRRTLLYVFDIDLPSDDPKEIERIFNQYIEETEEKGIYVAKEGDQVIGYAFPVGGSALWGTVQGYAAVSADYSRLLGIDFTHHSETPGLGGRISEDWFKEQFRGLDLTEAEGGEYIIFRPAPRGNVDAIAGATQTSNSVVNFLNEDIFEFISKRGGGE; encoded by the coding sequence ATGAAAAAATCCTTTAGCTATCCAATTCTTTTCATGGTCATAATTACCGCCTTTTTTACCCTGATATTGGCTTACCTAAATTATGCTACAGCAGATGTAATAGCCTTAAATGAAGAAACGGAATTGAGGAGGACTTTACTCTATGTATTCGATATCGACCTACCTTCTGATGATCCCAAGGAAATTGAAAGGATTTTTAATCAATATATTGAGGAAACGGAAGAAAAAGGTATATATGTGGCAAAAGAAGGGGACCAAGTAATCGGATACGCCTTTCCAGTTGGAGGATCAGCCCTGTGGGGTACAGTCCAAGGATATGCTGCAGTATCGGCAGACTATAGCAGACTATTGGGAATAGATTTTACTCACCACAGCGAGACGCCAGGATTAGGTGGTCGGATATCGGAAGATTGGTTTAAGGAACAATTTAGGGGGCTGGATTTAACTGAAGCTGAAGGAGGAGAGTATATTATATTTAGACCTGCTCCTAGGGGAAATGTAGATGCCATTGCTGGAGCTACTCAAACCTCTAATTCGGTAGTTAATTTCTTAAATGAGGATATATTTGAATTCATCAGTAAAAGAGGAGGGGGAGAATAG
- a CDS encoding RnfABCDGE type electron transport complex subunit D, protein MISSFMKKYFIKQKMMRIVILSLIPVILSSIYFFGWRSLVLLFWVTLFGLGTEWIYEKIQGKKVSEAVFVTCILYALTLPPSTPIWIAVVGIIFGVFFGKEVFGGFGKNLFNPALVARAFVYVTFPEPLTIHWSKAATGFPGGFATYITETIDVVSQATPMLIFRETGQMISLSKLFIGNVSGSLGETSAILIILAGIYLLLKKVAAWQTMAGVLIGFTSLSGMLYLLGNPQIPNPIFGILSGGFLFGTVFMATDPVSSPRTKEGKFIYGFLVGIVTVIIRGYALFAGGMMFAILIGNIFAPIIDEGVNYIKKIRKEGEKEVTA, encoded by the coding sequence TTGATATCCAGCTTTATGAAAAAATATTTTATTAAACAGAAGATGATGAGAATAGTCATCTTATCCTTAATTCCTGTAATTCTTTCCTCTATTTACTTCTTTGGATGGAGATCTTTAGTTCTGCTGTTTTGGGTTACCTTATTTGGTCTTGGGACTGAATGGATTTATGAAAAAATCCAAGGAAAGAAAGTATCTGAAGCAGTTTTTGTAACCTGCATACTTTATGCATTAACTCTTCCACCCAGTACTCCTATATGGATTGCAGTAGTAGGAATAATATTTGGAGTATTTTTTGGGAAAGAGGTATTTGGGGGGTTTGGCAAGAATCTATTTAATCCTGCATTAGTAGCCAGAGCTTTTGTCTATGTGACATTTCCTGAACCTTTGACTATCCATTGGTCAAAAGCAGCTACTGGTTTTCCTGGGGGATTTGCTACATATATTACCGAAACCATTGATGTTGTCTCTCAAGCTACCCCAATGCTAATTTTTAGAGAAACTGGTCAAATGATTTCCCTATCTAAGTTGTTTATTGGCAACGTTTCCGGTTCCTTAGGAGAAACCAGTGCTATTTTAATTATTTTGGCTGGAATTTATCTGCTATTAAAAAAAGTGGCAGCCTGGCAGACTATGGCAGGGGTATTGATAGGATTTACAAGTTTGAGTGGCATGTTGTATCTTCTAGGTAATCCGCAAATTCCCAATCCAATTTTTGGAATATTATCAGGAGGCTTTTTATTTGGGACTGTGTTCATGGCTACAGACCCAGTTTCTTCTCCTAGAACCAAGGAAGGCAAATTCATATATGGCTTTTTGGTAGGTATAGTTACGGTGATAATTAGGGGCTATGCTTTATTTGCTGGTGGTATGATGTTTGCCATATTAATTGGGAATATCTTTGCTCCAATCATAGATGAGGGAGTAAATTATATTAAGAAGATCAGGAAAGAGGGCGAGAAAGAGGTGACAGCATGA
- the rpsD gene encoding 30S ribosomal protein S4, whose translation MAKKMNPRFKECRRLGLNVCGHPKAMNRAKKGSSRADKKLSAYGMQLLEKQRLRAYYGVMEKQFKGYVREAKKAKGQTGETLIRILETRLDNIVYRLGFASSIRQARQMVVHGHIRVNGKKVDIPSYRVNIGDEISLKERSRNVELFRENFLSSFPNMYPYLEKDESSFSGKLIRYPEREEVPIEIDDQLVIEYYSRLA comes from the coding sequence TTGGCAAAAAAGATGAATCCTAGATTTAAGGAATGTAGAAGGCTAGGATTAAATGTTTGTGGCCATCCAAAGGCCATGAATAGAGCAAAAAAAGGTAGTTCTAGAGCGGATAAAAAGCTATCTGCCTACGGTATGCAATTGCTGGAAAAACAAAGATTAAGAGCCTATTATGGAGTTATGGAAAAACAATTTAAAGGATATGTAAGGGAAGCTAAAAAAGCAAAGGGACAAACAGGCGAAACACTAATTAGAATACTAGAAACCAGATTGGACAATATAGTATATAGATTAGGCTTTGCCTCATCTATAAGGCAAGCAAGACAGATGGTAGTACACGGTCATATTAGGGTTAACGGTAAAAAGGTAGACATTCCTTCATATAGGGTAAATATAGGAGATGAAATTTCATTAAAGGAAAGATCGAGAAATGTTGAATTGTTTAGAGAGAACTTCCTCTCTTCCTTCCCTAATATGTATCCTTATCTAGAAAAAGATGAGTCTAGTTTTTCCGGTAAGCTGATTCGATATCCAGAAAGAGAAGAAGTACCAATTGAAATTGACGACCAATTAGTAATTGAATACTATTCAAGACTTGCATAA
- a CDS encoding methylglyoxal synthase, giving the protein IFFWDPLEAQPHDPDVKALLRIAVLYDIPVATNRSTADFLLTSPLMEEEYERMVIDFSKRMDRVKKIKQP; this is encoded by the coding sequence ATATTCTTCTGGGACCCCTTGGAAGCTCAACCCCATGATCCAGATGTAAAGGCCTTACTTAGAATAGCCGTATTATACGATATTCCTGTTGCAACTAATCGGTCTACAGCAGATTTTTTACTTACCTCTCCTTTGATGGAAGAAGAATATGAGAGAATGGTAATAGATTTTTCTAAAAGGATGGATAGGGTAAAAAAGATTAAACAGCCTTAG
- a CDS encoding leucyl aminopeptidase — MDFKIGKGGEVKLIPVFKGSEKIDDFDGLYQFLKEKEIFSAKVGEVYADIGYKGDKVVLIGLGEEEKLTVDSIRKAYYQAGKELMKFKVESIQVEVPEFKNICYIDEIQGMIEGLLQSEYSFEKYLSQKKIKPSVREVYLNIIEGKKAEAIDKAIEEVKNIIDGVFLARDLVNEPAMTMTPKILAEKAKEELEGLGVDVKVYGQEEIEELGMEAFLAVSKGSAQEPQLIVMEYKGNEEAEEKLALVGKGLTFDSGGYCIKPGDSMNTMFTDMAGAAAVIGAMKAIAKSKLDKNVVAVVAACENLISGTAYKPGDIIGSMSGKTIEILNTDAEGRLTLADALWYAVKNLKANKVIDVATLTGACVVALGNINTGAITNNEDFMEEVKKASQIAGEPVWELPNNEEYKELNKGDFADLKNTGGRGAGTITAGLFLGEFVDSTPWVHLDIAGTSYSSKARGYLPKGATGVPVKTLYYLAKNFKNY, encoded by the coding sequence ATGGATTTTAAAATCGGTAAGGGTGGAGAAGTAAAACTAATACCTGTATTTAAAGGCAGTGAAAAAATAGATGATTTTGATGGACTATATCAATTTTTAAAGGAGAAAGAAATATTTTCAGCAAAAGTTGGAGAAGTATATGCTGATATAGGATATAAGGGGGATAAGGTAGTATTAATAGGATTAGGTGAAGAAGAAAAGCTTACTGTAGACTCCATTAGAAAGGCCTATTATCAGGCTGGAAAAGAGCTTATGAAGTTTAAAGTTGAAAGTATCCAAGTTGAAGTACCTGAATTTAAAAACATCTGCTATATTGATGAAATTCAAGGAATGATAGAAGGGTTGTTACAATCTGAATACAGCTTTGAAAAATACCTAAGCCAAAAGAAGATAAAACCCAGCGTAAGAGAAGTTTACTTAAATATAATAGAGGGTAAGAAGGCAGAAGCAATTGATAAAGCCATTGAGGAAGTTAAAAACATCATAGATGGTGTATTCTTAGCAAGGGATTTAGTCAATGAACCTGCTATGACCATGACTCCTAAAATACTAGCAGAAAAGGCTAAGGAAGAATTAGAAGGATTAGGAGTAGATGTTAAAGTTTATGGCCAAGAGGAAATAGAAGAATTGGGTATGGAGGCCTTCCTAGCCGTTTCCAAGGGTTCTGCTCAGGAACCTCAATTGATAGTGATGGAATACAAGGGCAATGAAGAAGCCGAAGAAAAGTTAGCCTTAGTTGGTAAAGGCCTAACCTTTGACTCTGGTGGCTACTGCATAAAACCAGGAGATAGCATGAATACCATGTTCACCGATATGGCAGGGGCTGCGGCAGTAATAGGTGCTATGAAAGCCATTGCCAAATCTAAGCTAGATAAAAATGTGGTAGCGGTAGTAGCTGCTTGTGAAAACCTAATATCTGGCACTGCCTATAAACCTGGAGATATCATCGGCTCCATGTCAGGAAAGACTATAGAGATTTTAAATACCGATGCAGAAGGAAGGCTTACACTGGCCGATGCCTTATGGTATGCTGTAAAAAACCTAAAAGCAAATAAGGTTATAGATGTGGCAACATTAACTGGTGCTTGTGTGGTGGCCTTAGGAAATATAAATACGGGAGCTATTACCAATAATGAAGACTTTATGGAAGAGGTTAAAAAGGCAAGCCAAATAGCAGGAGAGCCAGTTTGGGAGCTTCCAAACAATGAAGAATACAAGGAATTAAATAAAGGGGATTTTGCAGATTTAAAGAATACTGGCGGCAGAGGAGCAGGAACCATAACTGCTGGCCTATTCCTAGGAGAATTTGTTGACAGTACTCCATGGGTTCACTTGGATATTGCCGGAACCTCCTATAGCAGCAAGGCTCGAGGATATCTACCTAAAGGGGCTACAGGAGTGCCAGTAAAGACTCTATATTATCTAGCAAAGAATTTTAAAAATTACTAG
- a CDS encoding DUF445 family protein codes for MNYIIPVIVGAVIGYITNWIAIKMLFRPHYEKRIFNIPIPFTPGLIPKEKNRIAKSIGEAVGEYLLSPEIVVNSLLKDDGSIDKLIINYMKKLKTDDRTLKSIILSLNYGEFEKLKGSIKTKLADIIVLQFCKDQFKDGLINLIDEYIFIDSKGSIYGIMREILKNMFNLLVKSEEVKRELNVLLMEKINQFAQDERTLYEVIPEEIISRLKDTIIQNEQVIITSLKDVLDNPKIQNQLKKWIAEMFSHNMNKLIAIFISPELISDRIVNLLDEYINNPDRNKDIISFILLVVDKVLKKEVRYVFGGLTKELKEEDMLLVSEFIIQGILKEYNQYKIIDKLEERLKSEEENIKRCLLAFIRGELEKFLDSNNFYNYILFIVNNAIESILNRPISSLIVNINEDDILSIVNFLKIIIENLIKNQLPNMVKAFNISKIVEDQINGFDVAFTEELILEIANRELKAITWLGGLLGGIIGLLTPILTMLY; via the coding sequence GTGAATTATATAATACCAGTAATAGTAGGTGCAGTTATAGGATATATTACCAATTGGATTGCCATAAAGATGCTATTTAGGCCTCATTATGAGAAGAGAATATTTAATATACCCATCCCTTTTACTCCAGGTCTAATCCCAAAGGAGAAGAATAGGATTGCTAAAAGTATAGGGGAGGCGGTAGGAGAGTATTTGCTTTCGCCAGAGATAGTAGTAAATTCATTGCTTAAGGATGATGGTTCTATAGATAAACTTATAATAAATTATATGAAGAAGCTTAAGACTGATGATAGAACTTTAAAAAGCATAATTTTAAGCTTAAACTATGGTGAATTTGAAAAGTTAAAGGGAAGTATTAAGACAAAGTTAGCCGATATAATAGTTTTACAATTTTGTAAAGACCAATTTAAAGATGGACTGATTAATTTGATCGATGAATATATATTTATAGATTCTAAGGGTAGTATATATGGAATCATGCGAGAAATACTAAAAAATATGTTCAATTTATTGGTTAAGTCGGAGGAAGTTAAAAGGGAATTAAATGTTTTATTGATGGAGAAAATTAATCAATTTGCACAAGATGAAAGAACCCTATATGAAGTTATTCCAGAAGAGATTATCAGTAGGCTTAAGGATACAATCATTCAGAATGAACAGGTTATAATTACATCACTGAAGGATGTATTGGATAATCCAAAGATACAGAACCAATTAAAAAAGTGGATTGCTGAAATGTTTTCTCATAACATGAATAAACTAATTGCCATATTTATTAGTCCAGAGCTTATATCGGATAGAATAGTAAACCTATTGGATGAATATATAAATAATCCTGATAGGAACAAGGATATCATATCCTTTATATTGCTTGTCGTAGATAAAGTTCTTAAAAAGGAAGTTAGATATGTGTTTGGAGGCCTTACAAAAGAGCTAAAAGAAGAGGATATGTTGCTGGTTTCTGAATTTATTATCCAAGGTATTTTGAAGGAATATAATCAATATAAAATAATAGATAAACTAGAGGAAAGGCTAAAATCTGAAGAAGAAAATATTAAGAGATGTCTATTAGCTTTTATAAGGGGAGAGTTAGAGAAGTTCTTAGATTCTAATAACTTTTATAATTATATACTTTTTATTGTAAATAATGCGATTGAAAGCATTTTAAACAGGCCCATATCATCCTTAATAGTTAATATTAATGAAGATGACATTTTAAGTATAGTTAATTTTTTGAAGATTATAATAGAAAATTTAATAAAAAATCAATTGCCTAATATGGTGAAGGCTTTCAATATTTCCAAGATAGTAGAAGACCAGATAAATGGTTTTGATGTAGCCTTTACAGAAGAACTTATACTTGAGATTGCTAACAGGGAGCTAAAAGCCATAACCTGGTTAGGAGGCCTATTAGGTGGGATAATAGGCTTATTAACCCCAATACTTACGATGCTTTATTGA
- a CDS encoding stalk domain-containing protein: MKGIKKLIFLILIIAIILPLGFSLYPLAAKPIRLLVDGKDITSKASPIIEKGRTLVPIRFVAEELGAKVSWIHEDRKVIIQKGQQVVDLKIDSYLVMSKDEKKNYILSDTTPKIIDDRTYVPLRLISNALGVGIEWDEENRIVRIDSNKVSEIESFFPIKISSLESGQTIKGKTELGVEFLGEDSIDGKEIKYLLLNPETRKGYVVARGKDLKGNYSWIPNLKDKGERVLVAAIYDEEEQFIAGDAVQVYLEVTPKVSLMGVKEGEVLNDVVNLMVDTSFVASRVKYQITNLDKGETKIFGEDTPIDPYGEYRWIPNLKDNGNYSFKAIVYDMENNSYESNEIIAKIEVMPKLSLSGVAQGQTIDKPVNLLASRNFDASETQYILRDPISKAEEVLAVIPYGSYRWFPGPEISGENELLVRVKDTRGQVHESEPIRIKTTGKPIILLDGIGPNQVIRDTVKLRVRSNVDLESVSYVLINKNTNKQKVIANDVDAQSEQSYTPKKEDTGYWKLVAIGKLKGKEIISDEIPFRVYLGEIHKSVPIIEKEKFLSLASGLAKKSWEKTGMSAALQTAQSILETGWGQSVPVDKYSGKVSYNLFGIKGKGPAGSVIYNTWEVYNGQTYYVDAEFRAYNSVEESWNDHKSLLLNSDRYEPFRQVMHNSYQGAWALKRAGYATDPEYALKLIRIIKQYELEKLDIIDI; encoded by the coding sequence TAATACTTATAATAGCAATAATCCTACCACTAGGGTTTAGTTTATATCCTTTAGCAGCAAAACCTATTAGATTGTTGGTAGATGGAAAGGATATCACTTCAAAGGCTAGTCCCATAATCGAAAAGGGAAGAACTTTAGTGCCAATAAGGTTTGTTGCTGAGGAATTAGGAGCAAAGGTAAGTTGGATTCATGAGGACCGAAAGGTTATCATTCAAAAAGGACAACAAGTGGTAGATCTTAAAATTGATAGTTATTTAGTTATGAGTAAGGACGAAAAAAAGAACTATATTTTAAGCGATACTACTCCTAAAATCATAGATGACCGTACCTATGTGCCTTTACGTTTAATTAGCAATGCCTTAGGTGTTGGAATAGAGTGGGATGAAGAAAATAGGATAGTACGAATTGATTCCAATAAAGTTTCCGAGATAGAGTCCTTTTTCCCTATAAAGATTAGCAGTTTAGAATCTGGACAAACCATAAAGGGAAAGACAGAATTGGGGGTAGAATTCCTTGGAGAGGACTCAATTGATGGCAAAGAGATCAAATACCTCTTATTGAATCCTGAAACAAGAAAAGGATATGTAGTTGCTAGAGGTAAAGACTTAAAGGGTAATTATAGTTGGATTCCCAATTTAAAGGATAAAGGAGAAAGGGTGTTAGTAGCAGCTATATACGATGAAGAGGAACAGTTTATAGCAGGTGATGCAGTTCAAGTTTATTTAGAAGTGACTCCAAAAGTTTCTTTAATGGGGGTTAAAGAAGGGGAAGTTTTAAATGATGTAGTAAATTTAATGGTTGATACCAGCTTTGTAGCTTCTCGAGTAAAATACCAAATTACCAATTTGGACAAAGGAGAAACTAAAATATTTGGTGAAGATACACCTATTGACCCTTATGGTGAATATAGATGGATACCTAATTTAAAGGATAATGGCAATTATTCCTTTAAGGCAATAGTATATGACATGGAAAATAACTCCTATGAGAGCAATGAGATTATTGCAAAGATTGAAGTTATGCCTAAATTGAGCTTGTCAGGGGTAGCTCAAGGACAAACTATAGATAAGCCTGTAAATCTATTGGCATCTAGAAATTTTGATGCAAGTGAGACCCAATATATATTAAGAGATCCAATATCTAAAGCTGAAGAAGTACTTGCTGTCATACCTTATGGTAGTTATAGGTGGTTTCCAGGTCCTGAAATATCAGGGGAAAATGAATTATTAGTTAGAGTCAAGGATACAAGGGGACAAGTCCATGAAAGTGAACCTATAAGGATTAAAACCACAGGAAAACCTATAATACTATTAGATGGAATAGGACCAAATCAGGTTATTAGGGATACAGTTAAATTAAGGGTTAGAAGTAATGTGGATTTAGAAAGTGTAAGTTATGTACTAATTAATAAGAATACGAATAAACAGAAGGTAATTGCAAACGATGTAGATGCTCAGTCTGAGCAGTCTTATACGCCTAAGAAAGAAGATACTGGTTATTGGAAGTTGGTGGCTATTGGTAAGTTAAAGGGTAAGGAAATTATTAGTGATGAAATTCCCTTTAGAGTCTATCTAGGTGAAATCCATAAATCAGTACCTATAATAGAGAAGGAAAAATTTTTGAGCCTAGCATCGGGATTGGCCAAAAAGTCCTGGGAGAAGACTGGTATGTCTGCAGCACTACAGACAGCCCAATCCATTTTAGAAACTGGATGGGGACAAAGCGTACCTGTGGATAAGTATAGTGGTAAAGTATCCTATAATCTGTTTGGAATAAAAGGAAAAGGTCCGGCTGGATCGGTAATCTATAATACCTGGGAAGTATATAATGGTCAAACTTATTATGTGGATGCAGAGTTTAGAGCATATAATAGTGTAGAAGAAAGCTGGAATGATCACAAGAGTCTATTGTTAAATTCAGATAGATATGAACCCTTTAGACAAGTAATGCACAATAGCTATCAGGGTGCCTGGGCTTTAAAGAGGGCTGGATATGCAACAGACCCTGAATATGCATTGAAATTAATAAGAATTATTAAACAATATGAATTGGAGAAATTGGATATAATAGATATATAA